The window GAAGCCATTCAGTATTTGATTGATAAATATCAGCTTGTCTTAGATCAAACCTATTACATTGGAGATCGAAGCCTAGATGTTGGCATAGCCCAAAATGCTGGAATTAATAGTCTTAATCTAACTCAGCCTGATTCTGATCATAATGTTAAAATTTCAACATTAACTGATATTTTTAAACAAGAGGGAATTCTTTGATTTTTATCAGTTCCTATCTAAAAAGCGTTAGACAAAACTTTAGTTTTGTCTAACGCTTTTTAGGTTTAATCTTAACGTTGATATTCACTCCGAAAGGCCAACGGTGAAATCCCCATCGTCTTCTTAAATAACCGATAAAAGGTTTTGTTGCTACCAAATCCGACACGCTCCACTAATTCCGTAATCATAATATCTTCATTCAATAACAACCACTTAGCTTTATCGATTCGATACTCGTTCAAAAAAGTAATAAACGTATTTCCTGTATTCTTCTTAAAAAACTTGGCAAAATAATACGTACTAAAACCTACATGATACGCAACATCATCTAACTTAATTAAATGAGTGTAATTTTCCTCCACATAACGAAAAATTAAATCTAACTTCTCTAAGATATCCTTTTGTGCAACTTTTTTTTCAATCTCATCAGAGAAATTTTCCTTTTGAGGAACTTCTCGAAATAACAGTATAATCAATGTATTTAATTTGCCTTTAATACTATAAGAAAAGCCTATATCTTGTTGAATGCTCTCTTCATAAATCTCCAATAATAACGTAACCATCTTCTGATGAACCTCTTCAGACCAATCTTGACTACAATTTTGAATCCGTGAAAACAATTCAGCTAATGTGTAAGGAGTATCTTGCAATAACATCGTATCGTGGAAAAATTGCAAATCAAACTGAAAGACGAGACGCTCACTACGAGGTGAAGCTAGCACATAATGAATGTCACCACTATTTACTACAATAATCTCACCTTTTTTCAATTGAGTGGGTTGGTCATTAATCCCTAAATTTACGATTCCTTCGGTGACTAAGATCAGTTCTAGCTCCTTATGCCAGTGGGGCGTTGTCAAAACCTCACCTTCATTCACCAAACACCTAAAGGGAAAATGTGTGTCTAGTTTAGGAATCTCTAAATAAATCGCCATCCCTTCAACCTCCCATCTTTTTTAATGCTGCCTAACATTAATAGTTCAAAAATCCATTGTGGTCGTTTGTAATTAGCTGAATATTTTGTCCGTTCTCTTGTAACTTTTGAGCTTTTCTTTCGCCCCAGATCGACATCGCTACTAATAAATCACGCAAGGTCTTTCCCTCATCGGTTAAGGCATATTCGACTTTTGGCGGTACCTGATTGTAAACTTTTCGATTCACAATCTCATCTTCTTCCAGCTCTCGCAACTGTTGTGTCAACATTTTAGCTGTAATATTTGGAATGCGACGACGTAGTTCTCCAGTACGAATCGGGCCATTTCCCAGATGACACAAAATAATTGGTTTCCACTTTCCACCAATCACATCTAACGTCACTTCTACTCCAATATGATAAATTTTTTCTACTTCCATCAACTCAAACCCCTTTATTCATACAATAGTTACTTTTAGGATACTATAGCACTAAAAGGTGCATACTTGTATGATAATCTATATAGGCTATACTAACACTTATCAAGAAAAAAACAACCTATTTTCTATAAAAAGGAGAATTACAATGACAAAACAACAATTTTTATCAAATTACTCATTTTCTAACGGATTGGACGTAAAAAATCGCATCGTCATGTCACCTATGACTACGATGTCTAGTTTCTACAATGGAATGGTGACAAACGACGAGATTAACTATTACGCTGCTCGTGCTGGCGGTCCTGGAATGATTATTACCGGTGTTGCCAACGTTAGTGAAAACGGAAAAGGCTTTGAAGGTGAATTATCTGTTGCTAGTGATGATATGATTCCTGGTTTAACTAAATTAGCATCTGCCATTAAAAAAGATGGAACAAAAGCCATCTTGCAAATTTTCCACGCAGGTAGAAAATCAACAAG is drawn from Carnobacterium gallinarum DSM 4847 and contains these coding sequences:
- a CDS encoding AraC family transcriptional regulator — protein: MAIYLEIPKLDTHFPFRCLVNEGEVLTTPHWHKELELILVTEGIVNLGINDQPTQLKKGEIIVVNSGDIHYVLASPRSERLVFQFDLQFFHDTMLLQDTPYTLAELFSRIQNCSQDWSEEVHQKMVTLLLEIYEESIQQDIGFSYSIKGKLNTLIILLFREVPQKENFSDEIEKKVAQKDILEKLDLIFRYVEENYTHLIKLDDVAYHVGFSTYYFAKFFKKNTGNTFITFLNEYRIDKAKWLLLNEDIMITELVERVGFGSNKTFYRLFKKTMGISPLAFRSEYQR
- a CDS encoding winged helix-turn-helix transcriptional regulator gives rise to the protein MEVEKIYHIGVEVTLDVIGGKWKPIILCHLGNGPIRTGELRRRIPNITAKMLTQQLRELEEDEIVNRKVYNQVPPKVEYALTDEGKTLRDLLVAMSIWGERKAQKLQENGQNIQLITNDHNGFLNY